The following are from one region of the Phycisphaeraceae bacterium genome:
- a CDS encoding cold shock domain-containing protein: MSSIPRTHGQTLTGVEGVVKWFDPKKGFGFIVGPEGQDIFAHFSCIDGQGYRVLTDGAKVVYDAQETPKGWHATKVERIDDPEIVVRPRRKYSRSPRR; this comes from the coding sequence ATGAGCAGCATTCCGCGCACACACGGGCAAACACTCACAGGCGTCGAAGGCGTTGTGAAATGGTTTGATCCGAAGAAGGGCTTCGGCTTCATCGTCGGCCCCGAGGGTCAGGACATCTTCGCGCACTTCTCGTGCATCGACGGTCAGGGCTACCGAGTCCTCACCGACGGCGCGAAAGTCGTCTACGACGCGCAAGAAACGCCCAAGGGCTGGCACGCGACGAAAGTCGAGCGGATCGACGATCCCGAGATCGTCGTGAGGCCCAGACGCAAGTACTCGCGCTCGCCAAGGCGATGA
- the rpsO gene encoding 30S ribosomal protein S15 — MAILAEQKATIINDYKRNESDTSSPEVQVAILTYRIKDLTEHLKMHKQDFSSRRGLLMLAARRSRLLRYLAKTDRERYQTLIQRLGLRK; from the coding sequence ATGGCGATTCTTGCCGAGCAGAAGGCCACGATCATCAACGACTACAAGCGCAACGAGAGCGACACCTCGTCGCCCGAGGTGCAGGTCGCGATCCTGACCTATCGCATCAAGGACCTCACCGAACACCTGAAAATGCACAAGCAGGACTTCTCGAGCCGTCGCGGCCTGCTCATGCTGGCCGCCCGTCGCTCGCGCCTGCTCCGCTACCTCGCCAAGACCGACCGCGAGCGCTACCAGACGCTGATCCAGCGCCTCGGCCTGCGCAAGTAA
- the pnp gene encoding polyribonucleotide nucleotidyltransferase: MALISVSREIGGRTLTIETGEVAKLATAAVIARYGDSAVLATVMRANPREGLDFFPMQVDYREKPSAAGKFPGGFKKREGPPSEKEVLTMRLIDRPIRPLFPDGFIDEVQIQCWVMSHDGENDTDMLAAVAASAALSISNAPFDGPIGTVRVGRLFTDDGPQFVVNPTVSQLEFSDMDLVLAGHKDGVNMIEVGAAEVGEEDVLDAIKFGYSQIEEILGLINELVKKAGQPKVMPEKLAVPDQDVIDAVKKIATKEMTAARQIVGKADRNNAVDALKKKVLDEHFAENTTGTVEEWKNSVKRRAMAKEALRTLEKKITRSLIVEKGKRADGRAATEIRPLEMKVGVFKRNHGSAFFQRGETQSLVSCSLGTGKDEQIVDGLLPEYAKKFYLHYNFPPFCTGEAGRIMGPGRREIGHGALAERSLLGVLPSPADFPYTVRLVSDITESNGSSSMASVCGGCLALMDAGVPIRNTVAGISIGRFSNEDDSKEVFVTDIIGEEDFFGDMDFKVSGSREGITGIQLDLKARGLSFDQIEKIFEQARVGRLQIIEQMEKVIAAPRPEVSPLAPRLVTLQINPEKIGKLIGPGGKTIRAIQEKWGVNIDVEDDGTVMISGPNTEVVMSAQSEVEALGADVKVGAVYTGKVVSVKDFGAFVELAPGTDGMCHVSELSDGYVKSVSDVVKVGDTITVKVINVDDQGRIKLSRRALMTEGKPEGERSGGGDRGDRGERRDRGERSDRGDRGGDRGERRDRGERSDRSERSERPAREEKAERPAPKAKVELVDEDGGDEPDTDHDGPETEGAEGGEPKPKRKRRRRRRGAKSDSGEAAPETADA, encoded by the coding sequence ATGGCTCTCATCTCAGTTTCCCGCGAGATCGGCGGACGCACCCTCACCATCGAAACCGGCGAGGTCGCCAAACTCGCCACCGCGGCGGTGATCGCCCGCTACGGCGACAGCGCGGTCCTCGCGACCGTCATGCGCGCCAACCCGCGCGAAGGCCTCGACTTCTTCCCCATGCAGGTGGACTACCGCGAGAAGCCCTCCGCCGCCGGCAAGTTCCCCGGGGGCTTCAAGAAGCGCGAAGGCCCGCCGAGCGAGAAGGAAGTCCTCACGATGCGCCTGATCGACAGGCCCATCCGCCCGCTCTTCCCCGACGGCTTCATCGACGAGGTTCAGATCCAGTGCTGGGTCATGAGCCACGACGGCGAGAACGACACCGACATGCTCGCCGCCGTCGCGGCGTCCGCGGCGCTGTCCATCAGCAACGCGCCCTTCGACGGGCCCATCGGCACGGTGCGCGTCGGTCGTCTGTTCACCGATGACGGGCCCCAGTTCGTCGTCAACCCCACCGTCTCGCAGCTCGAGTTCAGCGACATGGACCTCGTCCTCGCCGGCCACAAGGACGGCGTGAACATGATCGAGGTCGGCGCCGCCGAGGTTGGCGAAGAGGATGTCCTCGACGCGATCAAGTTCGGCTACTCGCAGATCGAGGAGATCCTCGGCCTGATCAACGAGCTCGTGAAGAAGGCCGGCCAGCCCAAGGTCATGCCCGAGAAGCTCGCGGTGCCCGATCAGGATGTCATCGACGCGGTCAAGAAGATCGCGACCAAGGAGATGACCGCCGCCCGCCAGATCGTGGGCAAGGCCGATCGCAACAACGCGGTCGACGCGCTCAAGAAGAAGGTCCTCGACGAGCACTTCGCCGAGAACACCACCGGCACGGTCGAGGAGTGGAAGAACTCCGTCAAGCGCCGCGCGATGGCCAAGGAAGCCCTGCGCACGCTCGAGAAGAAGATCACCCGCTCGCTCATCGTCGAGAAGGGCAAGCGCGCCGACGGGCGCGCCGCCACCGAGATCCGCCCCCTCGAGATGAAAGTCGGCGTCTTCAAGCGCAACCACGGCAGCGCGTTCTTCCAGCGAGGCGAGACCCAGTCCCTCGTCTCCTGCAGCCTCGGAACAGGCAAGGACGAGCAGATCGTCGACGGCCTGCTCCCCGAGTACGCCAAGAAGTTCTACCTCCACTACAACTTCCCGCCCTTCTGCACCGGTGAAGCCGGGCGCATCATGGGCCCGGGGCGTCGCGAGATCGGCCACGGCGCCCTCGCCGAGCGCTCCCTCCTGGGCGTGCTCCCCAGCCCGGCCGACTTCCCCTACACCGTCCGCCTCGTCAGCGACATCACCGAGTCCAACGGCTCGTCGTCGATGGCCTCGGTCTGCGGCGGCTGCCTGGCCCTCATGGACGCCGGCGTCCCCATCCGCAACACCGTCGCCGGCATCTCGATCGGTCGCTTCAGCAACGAAGACGACTCGAAGGAAGTGTTCGTCACCGACATCATCGGCGAGGAAGACTTCTTCGGCGACATGGACTTCAAGGTCTCCGGTTCGCGCGAGGGCATCACCGGCATCCAGCTCGACCTCAAGGCCCGCGGCCTGAGCTTCGACCAGATCGAGAAGATCTTCGAGCAGGCCCGCGTCGGTCGTCTCCAGATCATCGAGCAGATGGAGAAGGTCATCGCGGCGCCGCGCCCCGAGGTCAGCCCCCTGGCGCCTCGCCTCGTGACGCTGCAGATCAACCCGGAGAAGATCGGCAAGCTGATCGGCCCCGGCGGCAAGACGATCCGCGCCATCCAGGAGAAGTGGGGCGTCAACATCGACGTCGAAGACGACGGCACCGTCATGATCTCGGGCCCCAACACCGAGGTCGTGATGTCGGCGCAGTCCGAGGTCGAGGCGCTCGGCGCCGACGTCAAGGTCGGCGCGGTCTATACCGGCAAGGTTGTTTCGGTGAAGGACTTCGGCGCCTTCGTCGAGCTGGCCCCCGGCACCGACGGCATGTGCCATGTCTCCGAGCTCTCCGACGGCTACGTCAAGAGCGTCAGCGACGTGGTCAAGGTCGGCGACACGATCACCGTCAAGGTGATCAACGTCGACGATCAGGGGCGCATCAAACTCTCGCGGCGCGCGCTCATGACCGAGGGCAAGCCCGAGGGCGAGCGCTCCGGCGGCGGCGACCGTGGCGATCGGGGCGAGCGTCGCGATCGCGGCGAGCGCAGCGACCGCGGCGATCGGGGCGGGGACCGTGGCGAGCGTCGCGACCGCGGCGAGCGTTCCGACCGTTCCGAGCGCAGCGAGCGCCCGGCGCGCGAGGAGAAGGCCGAGCGTCCCGCCCCCAAGGCGAAGGTCGAACTCGTCGACGAGGATGGCGGGGATGAGCCCGACACCGACCACGACGGGCCCGAGACCGAGGGCGCCGAGGGCGGCGAGCCGAAGCCCAAGCGCAAGCGTCGTCGTCGTCGTCGCGGCGCCAAGTCCGACTCCGGCGAGGCGGCGCCCGAGACCGCCGACGCCTGA
- a CDS encoding cob(I)yrinic acid a,c-diamide adenosyltransferase: MVRLSKIYTKFGDGGQCMLGDGSTVPKTHIRVEAYGEVDEANSALGLAVIEAARAGAATGAMRDHLVGVQNELFDVGADLCSPITPGEKPGERLRIEKAQIDRIEALIDEYNTRLKPLNSFVLPGGTALAAALHVARAVTRRAERAATRLRAAEPERTNEHACVYLNRLSDLLFVLARVANIDHGGDVLWVPGASREHTPSE; the protein is encoded by the coding sequence ATGGTCCGGCTGAGCAAGATCTACACCAAGTTCGGCGACGGCGGGCAGTGCATGCTCGGCGACGGATCGACCGTCCCCAAGACCCACATCCGCGTCGAGGCCTACGGCGAGGTCGACGAGGCCAACAGCGCGCTGGGGCTGGCTGTCATCGAGGCGGCACGCGCCGGCGCCGCGACCGGCGCGATGCGCGACCACCTCGTGGGCGTGCAGAACGAGCTGTTCGATGTGGGCGCCGACCTGTGCTCGCCCATCACCCCGGGCGAGAAGCCCGGCGAGCGCCTGCGCATCGAGAAGGCGCAGATCGATCGGATCGAAGCGCTGATCGACGAGTACAACACGCGTCTCAAGCCGCTCAACTCGTTCGTGCTGCCCGGGGGCACGGCGCTCGCCGCGGCGCTCCATGTCGCGCGCGCCGTCACCCGGCGCGCCGAGCGCGCCGCGACGCGCCTGCGCGCCGCCGAGCCCGAGCGCACCAACGAGCACGCGTGCGTGTACCTCAACCGTCTGAGCGACCTGCTGTTCGTCCTGGCGCGCGTCGCCAACATCGACCACGGCGGCGATGTCCTCTGGGTCCCAGGCGCCTCGCGCGAGCATACCCCTTCGGAGTGA
- a CDS encoding serine/threonine-protein phosphatase, whose amino-acid sequence MSQTFTSEFHAEFEAERVGWLRRRFLWYAGVVITLGLINFLPMLVAWLFPGAIAIQGTPDDEGIARAVRVSIGVSLPFQIVSLGMYVAAFVYVFRHSLEREKTLRLTTWLIVLSGLLTLVSTPIMIETLRASGLDPAKAGRSPIAVAGLASVFSLHFFACLFLPWTPRESIRPMIPLLAANLLVVIFYAATTLAILLTVALSPIVVLPGIGVCWWRHGRFRNRFMIRTIRGRYYDMKRELVDARRIHESLFPKVHLEGPVSFDYRYEPMRQIGGDFLYRRFAPSPHGEQSRLSVVIIDVTGHGIPAALTVNRLHGELERLFAENPDTTPGALLDALNRYVHLTLAEHSVYVTALCIRIDPNLGVEGALEFASGGHPPAFIRTVDGRIEQLNSTAFVLGAVPTEAFDAGQVAVRFGPGDTLIAYTDGAIEARDQKGKMIRVDGMMRLVASPSTWANGSAAQGILDAVDRHRFGPIADDTLIVEMSRVLRSAGAAPLTTNTTQQSVTTS is encoded by the coding sequence ATGAGCCAGACCTTCACCAGCGAGTTCCACGCCGAGTTCGAGGCCGAGCGCGTCGGCTGGCTGCGCCGTCGCTTCCTGTGGTACGCGGGCGTCGTGATCACGCTCGGGCTGATCAACTTCCTGCCCATGCTCGTCGCGTGGCTGTTCCCCGGCGCAATCGCGATCCAGGGCACCCCCGACGATGAGGGCATCGCCCGCGCCGTGCGGGTGAGCATCGGCGTTTCGCTGCCCTTCCAGATCGTCTCGCTGGGCATGTATGTCGCCGCTTTCGTTTATGTGTTCCGGCACAGTCTCGAGCGCGAGAAGACGCTGCGCCTCACGACCTGGCTGATCGTCCTGTCGGGGCTTCTCACGCTGGTCTCCACGCCCATCATGATCGAGACGCTGCGCGCCAGCGGGCTCGACCCGGCGAAGGCGGGTCGCTCACCGATCGCGGTCGCCGGGCTCGCGAGCGTGTTCTCGCTGCACTTCTTCGCGTGCCTGTTCCTGCCCTGGACGCCGCGCGAGTCGATCCGGCCGATGATCCCGCTGCTGGCGGCCAACCTGCTCGTGGTGATTTTCTACGCCGCGACCACGCTGGCGATCCTGCTGACCGTCGCGCTGTCGCCGATCGTGGTGCTGCCGGGGATCGGCGTGTGCTGGTGGCGCCACGGGCGCTTTCGCAACCGCTTCATGATCCGCACCATCCGGGGGCGCTACTACGACATGAAGCGCGAGCTCGTCGACGCGCGACGCATCCACGAGTCCCTCTTCCCCAAGGTCCACCTCGAGGGCCCCGTCAGCTTCGACTACCGCTACGAACCCATGCGCCAGATCGGCGGCGACTTCCTCTACCGGCGCTTCGCGCCCTCGCCCCACGGCGAGCAGTCGCGCCTCTCCGTCGTCATCATCGATGTCACCGGCCACGGCATCCCGGCGGCGCTCACCGTCAACCGCCTCCACGGCGAGCTCGAACGCCTCTTCGCCGAGAACCCCGACACCACCCCCGGCGCGCTCCTCGACGCGCTCAACCGCTATGTCCACCTGACCCTCGCCGAGCACAGCGTCTATGTCACCGCCCTGTGCATCCGCATCGATCCCAATCTGGGCGTCGAGGGCGCGCTCGAGTTCGCCAGCGGCGGGCACCCCCCGGCGTTCATCCGCACCGTCGACGGGCGCATCGAGCAACTCAACAGCACCGCCTTCGTGCTGGGCGCCGTGCCCACCGAGGCCTTCGACGCCGGCCAGGTCGCCGTGCGCTTCGGCCCGGGCGACACGCTCATCGCCTACACCGACGGCGCCATCGAGGCGCGCGACCAGAAGGGCAAGATGATCCGCGTCGACGGCATGATGCGCCTCGTCGCCAGCCCCTCGACCTGGGCCAACGGGAGCGCGGCACAGGGCATCCTCGACGCCGTCGACCGCCACCGCTTCGGCCCCATCGCCGACGATACGCTGATCGTCGAGATGTCTCGCGTCCTCCGCTCCGCCGGCGCCGCGCCCCTGACGACGAACACGACCCAGCAGAGCGTGACGACGAGCTGA